TCAACGCAGCGGGTAGCGTCCGAAGTCCGATGACCGACGACGAAGAAAACGGCTGTCAGCAATCAGCTGTCGGCTGTCAGCAAACAGAAAAAGCCCGGTATTGGGTCTTAGATGTTGGGTTTCGGAACTTGGACGTCTGACTGTGAACCGTGAACTATGAACCGTGAACTAAATCAGGGTGATTAGGCTCATCATCCTACCCGTGATGGGTTTTTCGGCCCGGTATGAATAGAAGAGATCGTTACGGCAGGCCGTGCAGAGGCCGGTGTCAAAAATACGGTCCCGCCTGAGTCCGACCTCGTGCAAGAGGCCGATATTCAGATGAGCCAAATCCAGCATCCAGCGACCCTCCCCCGCAGGTTTTACACAGCTCTGCCAGCCTCTCACAGCACGCTGA
The DNA window shown above is from Candidatus Methylomirabilota bacterium and carries:
- a CDS encoding polyphenol oxidase family protein — encoded protein: VDPHRPAVGAVHAGWRSSVKHIVGQALKKMGEVYGTDPSDCFATLGPGIRGCCYQVDEPVIAPLQRAVRGWQSCVKPAGEGRWMLDLAHLNIGLLHEVGLRRDRIFDTGLCTACRNDLFYSYRAEKPITGRMMSLITLI